In Clupea harengus chromosome 12, Ch_v2.0.2, whole genome shotgun sequence, the sequence tcttcaaattcattatgatggtatatggtcatgtgaaggacagatgaacaAAGCTGTCTTTCCCAGTAGCCATTCAGGACATGTACTAAGTAGGTCTGTGTTCTAAGCtggaaaatgtaagaaaagattTCACAGCATGATATTTTTGCTAAAAGACCCAAACTAGGATTTTTAGCAAACTTTCATTAGTACACTTATTATTTCAGAaatcttctgaaatgtttactGACCACACATTTGTAGTATCTGAACAGCAAACCTCACTATTCTAAACGTTCAACATTCTAAGAATGCAAAAGAAGCAGTTCATCCAAGAGGTCCAAAGACACTGTTGTGTAGTTAGCAACTGTTGCTATGGGAACAGACCACAGGTTGAACTGGTTAAAAGTATACACACTGAAGAGTTAGGTTTTAGAacactgacagaaaaaaaaacagacttggCTTCACACGTAGCTAGCAGGCAAAATGGGAAGTGCTTGTTCGAAGGACATACTGGTCTCTTCTCCAGAATCCTCCAAAAAAGGTAGAGGCaagaaatgttggactttatTCACTTTAGTCAACAACTAAACATAACAAGTAACTTATCGATACACAGGAAAGTGGTAGAAAAGTCACTTTAATGTAACAGCAAACATTTCTAACTGGTCCTAACTGCCACGGTTTTCTTTTCCATTCAGACAAAATCAAGGGCAAGAAGATCATCTTCGTTGTGGGTGAGTCTCTGCTTTCTTTCAGTTCTGGAACGGATCTGACCCAATCAGATGTCAGATTAGTTCTAGAAGCAGGGATCTCCTAACCCTGTACATTTTGATGAACTTCACTCAACTCTTCATAATTTTCACCTTTGTAACGCCTGTATAGTCAGCCATAAGCTCTAGTACATGCTGATTTGAATCAGTAAGTGCCTGGTTGTACTGAggtgcatctgtgtgtcctCTCCAGGTGGACCCGGATCTGGTAAGGGCACCCAGTGTGAGAAGATGGTGGCCAAGTATGGCtacactcacctgtcttcagGAGACCTGCTCCGTCTCGAGGTCGCCTCAGGCTCAGAGAGAGGCAAGAACCTCCAGGCCATCATGCAGAAGGGAGAACTTGTGcctctggtgagtgtgtgaattgagagagagagagagagagagagagagatggaagggatggagggagagatagagaaataaaGTGAGGTAgtgaaggggtgtgtggagtggagggagagatgaagagagtgaggcagggaaagagagaaagagagcagggaggTTTATGAATGGTGGAAATGGGTGTGAATGAGAAAGGCAAAGGGTGGAtttggagaggagggagagagggagggagggagaaagagatggtgtgtgtgaaagagagagcgagggagggagtgaatTAGAAAGGAAAAGGATGAAtttggagaggagggagagagggaagggagaaagagagacgatgtgtgtgaaagagagagcaagggagggatTGAATGAGAAAGGCAAAGAAGGGGTGAAGTGTTGTTAGTGAGAAACTCAGAATGAGTGGACTGTTGTCATTGAATGATGACAGTAATGTCAGTGATTGAACaagaaacacactcagacacaacagAGTAGAACAAACAGCTTTTGTCACTGGCTGGCTTAGGCATGGAGCCTGATGCTGCGATTATATGTGGTTTAAGCCCAAACCGAATAAAAATGCTTTCTATAAACACTTCAATATGAAAAAAAGGCACAAACCCCAAACCTGTATTAGATCATATCCCATGTAATAGTATACCTGAAATCTTCATTCAGAATGACAAAAAAGGGTGCATGCAAACCCAGCTATACTGTCCTGAAGCCTGAGTGAAACCATTCAACATCAAAACatagccttgttttttttttccaaattcgAACATAACATAAACCTGAGTGACATAGATAAGATGCTTTGCATCATGCTCATAAAAGGAAACAATTACTTGAGGAAATTACTTTTTATCATTGTCCTCAATTATTTAAGGCTTTTTCCTGAGTAACTGTTATGTTACCCCCCAAATCACGCCCAATATAAACCCACACATTGGGTTGCTGACAGCAGATTTATTATTTTTAGCTTTTTCTGTTATAACAATTATTCTCAAAGAAACAAGATAATAGCTATGAAAGCATGTTTTAAGCCAGGATCAGCACTTACAATGTCATGGCCTTACTGTAAATCTCCTTTTGATCCATGGTTAATCACGCACGTGTCTGTTTTAGGACACAGTTCTGGACATGATCCTGGATGCCATGGTTGCCAAGGCCGACACCTCCAAGGGTTACCTCATCGACGGCTACCCCCGTGAGGTCAAGCAGGGCGAGGAGTTCGAGAAGAAGGTAGGAGCGAGATGGAGCTGACGCACGTTAGCAGACAGTAACACATCCATCTTTAATCCATTACAAAATGAGTGATTAGTCATTTATCATATACTTGAGTACTGGATTGTAATTCTAAAAGGTTGTAATTGGTTGGCATAAGTGTGTGCATTACGCCACATAAATGTAATTGGACTCATGTCTGCCTAGAGCACATCTATTTGCAGCAAATTACATTTGCAATGCAGATGCATCTGGTCTGTATACAGTCTGGATGCAGTGGTCTTGTGTTACAGTGCTCAGCGTGCTGGAAGTAAGATGCATGTACGGTATAACATGGCCTCGGTGGGGAGGTTTTCTGACCAGAACGCTGACCGCAGTGAAGCCCTCTTGGCTTGGCTGTGTGGGCACTTGTTAGGTTAGAGGGGGAGGCTTGGATGGCGGTAGTCTCTGGAACTGATCCTGGCTAAATCCAGTGGATCTGCCCTGGATCAGGTCTGGGTTTTACTTCAGAGGGAGCCGCTATCTGGTTGCTACAGGGCTGTCATTGGATTAATGCTGGTCCACTGACTTGACTGGCTCAGTGTCACTGGCATGctattgactgtgtgtgtgtgtgtgtgtgtgtgtgtgtgtgtgtgtgtgtgtgtatgtgtgtgtgtgtgtgtgtgtgtgtgtgtgtggctgtgtgtatgtttcgcTACACAAGATTGGTGCTCCAAGCCTGCTGCTTTACGTGGACGCCTCTGGCCCCACCATGGTCAAGAGGCTTATGAAGCGTGGCGAGACCAGCGGCCGTGCTGACGACAACGAGGAGACGATCAAGAAGCGCTTGGACCTCTACTACAAAGCCACAGAGCCTGTCATCGCATTCTACGAGGGTCGCGGCATCGTCAGGAAGGTAGGCTAAAACTTGTTTGCGGTGCTATTGGGATACTGTGTACATGCGTGATGCACTTAATAGTTAAAAGGACAGTTCATTCTCACATTACATGGGTATGGTGAAAGTCATTTTCTTTCTATAAAAGCTGCATATCACATCTAGAAATGAATGTAAAAATATGAATgtataattaaaaacaaaattgtTTATAAAAAGATAATCTGGTATTATCAAGGAGTGTGTGATTTCAGTACTAAATTGTGTATTCTGTGTAAAAATGATTATATAAgctatatttttattttcttatagCTTCAGACTATACATGTAGGAATTTAACCTCCCAAGCGAAGCTTTTTATTGACAGTCATCATCTCTCTCCAGGTGAACTCTGAGCTCCCTGTGGATGAAGTATTCGCAGCAGTCGCCAAAGCTGTTGATGGTATGAAGTAAACTGGACATGCCAGGATGGACTGTGTTGGTCTTTTCCTTTCTATTCCTCCTCGTCAACATTTCCCCCATCCCCAGCAACAACAATGGacagaacaaagacagaaacagagaaacacaaactgcCGAGTTACGAGCGACAGCTCTGCCTTAATTCAGACTGCACCTAAGGCATCCCTCATCTCATCAGCAGCggctaccaccaccaccgccgccccccatcccaccccaagCCTGCTCTGTCTACATACTCCAGCCCCCCCTTGcaacccccaccctcaccacgTCCATGTGTCTCACCTGCTCTCAGGTGTGCTTCACCTGGCCGCTTCTTACCTGTccagcccttgtgtgtgtgtgcgcgcgtgtgtgtgtgtgtgtcaaacgctgtgaatgggtgtgtgcctgtgtgagctgTGATGCATACAGCACTGTTTCTTCTCATTACGTCGATGGACCCATGTCCTGCACTTTCATTAAAACATCCTCTttcatcaaaaaaaaaacaaaaaaaaacacacctctcTGTCACTTTCATCCACACCTGGGTTTCCATTCTGCATCTCCACCTGTATTttaggatgctgtgtgtgtgtgtgtgtgtgtgtgtgtgtgtgtgtgtgtgtgtgtgtgtgtgtgtgtgtgtgtgtgtgtgtgtgtgtgtgtgtgtgtgtgtgtgtgtgtgcatctgaggtATTTAATGGCTCCGCAACAGAGATGGCTATCTGTACCCAGTCAGGTCCacatcatagacatatatatcaTCTATacgtatatgtctatggtccacATCAGTGCCCAGTCAGCTGTGATCACAGATAGGCTAGTCTACTTTTGGGGACGGGTCAGTAAGGACACAGTGAGGATTCAGTCTTCACAAGCAATAAAACTCCACCACTCTGCCAGTCAGTGGAATTTAAACTATTTTAGCAAAGCTCCCTTTAAAACTGATAATGGTCCCTGTCTGCCAAaccctctcattcacacacacacacacacacacacacacacacacacacacacacacacacacacacacacacacacacacacacacacacacacacacacacacacacacacacacacacacacacacacacaaacacaaacacacacacacacacacacacacacacacacacacacaaatatatacctTAATGACCCAGCAGGATCTCTACATTTCCTTAGACCCACCAAAGAAGGCCTACCCTGCTGCTTGAATACTACTGATCTATGGTGTTACAGCCATGCCGGGACTAGGGCCATCCTGTTAAATCACAGCCTTAGCAGTAAAATAGCCATGACAAAACACTGGAACTGGTAGTCAAAACAGTTCAAATAATGTACacggagggacacacacaaacacacccccacacccccacccacacacacccccacccacacacacacacacacacacacacacacacacacacacacacacatacagtgtttCCAACAGAATTCGATGCTATTGactaggggggagggggtaggtTCGATTTACACAGTGCAAAGTCTTTGATTTACCCAGTGCAGGTAAAGTCCAGCATATTGAGGCTGTAGCCCAACTACAACACCTTTTAGGTTTGGGCACACAAAACTGTTCCTATTGCCTCGGAAGAACACGGTTATAATATAATGGGGTTGTCGTCACAGCTGGTTGGAGCGATGCAGTGGCATGTGATCAGGGCAAACAATCTTCATGGTCAGAAGAACACATTGTGGCAAGAAGGTAAACTGTACTGTGGAACAACCTGTTGTATCTTTATGCTGGTGCACAGCAAAAAAGCGATACAGCTTACTGACTGCACCTTTCAACAAAATCAAAAAGCTTTGTCAGAGTTGAGATGTAACTTTAGAACGGGAGATAGGAAGAAGCTTTGAGCATTTATTGAACTGTCACAGTCAATCATAGTCCACAGCCGGGATCCAAATCCTCTCTCAAAGCTAAAAGGTACTGagttgcttctctctctttgttttccaCAATCATCTGTTATGTTAGTTTTAAGATGCCCCCTAGTGGACATTACCTTTTGGCAGTCTCCCTATCAGAATGGGATTACAAAGAGCCACACAGCACTATTGTTGTGGGCTATAGTCGTTTTACTTCATGGTTTCCTTGGCAAAAATAAgcactgtttgtgtatgttcatatgtTCTCATGATGGTGGGggcattggtgtgtgtttaattgtttgttgggggggggggtatcaccAGCTTTACTTGCATACAACAAACAAtcaccacacaccactgcaaTAAGGTAAACCACGTAAAATGGTGTTGTTGTCCCAGTTAAAATGAACAGTAGTATATCTGCAAGACCGCACTGATTCAGCCAGCCATCTTCTCCGCGCCAAAAACAATCCCTCTTCCCGTGCATGATCATGTTTTGATTCAGAGTGTGCACGGAGCGGAGGGGCTGTTCACAGACCTGTCTattgtctatgtgtttgtgagagaaagagagagagagccagagagagagagagatagagagagtgagagagggagagagagagaggatcaatGCACTGCACGCAGCTCTACATtatatttatacagtatatacatacatacaatatatatgtgtgtgtgtgtgtgtgtgtatgtgtgtgtgtgtgtgtgtgtgtgtgtgtgtgtgtgtgtgtgtgtgtgtgcatacagacacacacaaagaccaaaAGACCTGGCCACATATTTCAACAGGATACCGTATTCTTACACAACTCTTATGCAAGGGGTACGAGAACAAGCCATCATCACCTGGTCTGACCTTACATATACAATGCCCGAGGGTGGGAGACATTGGGCGGCCGTTGAATAACTAATTTCACACTCCAAGCCATAAATAAGGGGCCGGGGAATAATACACTTTCTGCTTTTATCAGGTGAGCCCTGTCAAGAGCTGTACTGTCATTTGAGTGCCATCGTCACACCAGAAAATAATGTTCATAACTACATGAAGTAAATATAGCCTAAGTAAATATATAGAGTAAATATATAAAGTGTACTGTGTAACAGATGTAACCTCATATagagtaaatatatataaataaatataaatatatagtgaTGTATGTTCAGAACACCCATcaatgtacatatgtatgtcttgtctgttgttgtttaagTAGTTGATATGAAGCAACAATACAGATGACATGACCACAGGGATGGACATTGGACACAAGTACGAACCATATTTTGGTATAATTCTGGACCATGTGtggcatttgttgttgtttgtccaCACTGAAAGGAGCAGTGGACCTCCATGGGGATGGAGCATTAGCCAAGGTGAGCGGATGCTGGAGCTACATTCTGAAGGTGAATCTGCTCAGCCAGTGTTAACCGTCTAGACAGAGTATGATGAGATTCCCAAGGTGACGAGATTGACAGTGGTGAACTCATCCTGGTAACACTGCCTGATGTCAATCCTGTCCAATCTATGGGGCCTCTTTAGGTTAACGCCAGACTTATGTATTCTATAgatcaattaaaaaaaacaagtaattTCATTATACTTGTTCCCTTTAATAGTTGTTTAATCTTGCTTTCCGTATTGTTGTTATGCTCTATCAAGTAAATAGAACAACTCTGTTCACAATTATTATCAGATTACTTAAAGTTTAGACAATTTTACATATAGTATAAACAACAATATTAAACAATAACTACCAAACAGTGTGCTAATTTAGTATCAACACCACAACGTGCATTTAGCACACTTGGGGTCTCAATGGTGAAAATGGACAGTTAGCTAAAATAAAGGGATAGCTAGTTACGCTAAGTCAAATAACAAACAACTTGCCATAATATGACGCCCTTCAAACTGTCTAGTTATGCAGAATGAACTGCCTTGGTGAATATTGTATCATGTCACAGCGGTTTGTAGCATGCCAACCAGTGGCTCAGTTGTATAGAAGCACTGTAATTTCAGAGAGGCTTGGATTTTAAGCATGCACTGTAGGTACCATGGGACCCAGGTGTTCGGCTCGAGGTATGCAATAAGGGGCCTGAGGGCCCTAGTGGTCAACTCACACTGCAGGCACCCAGGGGCCCGCGGGCTCTAGTGGTCAGCTTTAAGCATAGAGGGGCTTAGGGGTCAGATCACACTTTAAGCTCCAGGGTCTAGGGGCCCTAGTGGTCAGCTCAGTCTTTAAACACCAAGGGGACTTAGGGCTTTCACACTGTAAGCACTGAGGGACCCTAGTGGCCAGCCTACATTTTAAACAACAAGGGGTCTGGGGGCCCTCAAATTGTGAGCGCTGATGGGTCTGGGGGGCCCTGGTGGTAAGCTCACTCTATAAGCACCAAGGGGCCTAGTGGTCAGCTTGAGCTTCCTTTGGAAGTCTTGGGACCATGCACCGTATGAGGCTTGGAGGCCCCTTGGCAGCCCGAGGCCCCGGGATACTTGCCCCACTGGCCTGGTCCATAACCCAGCCTGGCTGAGTATTAGAGAAATAACTACACATAGTGCCCTGTCAGGTTATGTATCAATCATACAAACATAAATGTCAGTGGAAGAAAGAtataaacataggcctattaATACTGATAAGAAGTCTTGATAAAAAAGTGAAATTGGTACAAAAGCAATTAGGGGAAATACAGTTAGTGTTCAAATGTTTTGGAAATATGTGCAAAGACGCTACCTTTGTAAAGCGCACATTTAAATAGGCAGGTATTTAGAACACAAAGCAGAAGACAACATCTCTAAATCACGACTGTTATTGGAAATTTCCTCATGAGATCATGGTGAGCAGCAGCCTTCCTGTCCCTCACACCTCCGAGCCAGCCTTCCGGTCACTCTGAAACACTTTCCTCCAGGTATCCGGGCTATCCTCCAAGGagcgctccgctccgctcgcCATTCCAGACGTGCTGCTGCGGGGGAAGAGGAAAAGTCTGTCTTGGATGAGGAGGATGTGTTGCTCGGAAGGGCAATCACTTAGAGACGAATTCAAGCACTTCCAGCGAATGAGCAGCCCCCCACAACACAACTCGTGCGCAATGTCAAAGCCCTTACCTGCACATGAAGGCCCCGGGGGCAAAACAGAGAAGGAATGTGGGGTGAAcaattgaaaataaatacacaggACCCTGAAAGGCAGTCAACGGGAAGTGGTGGATACCAGTGGCCTCATATgacaacacagaacagactTTATACTTAGTGTCCCGCTGGTACAGCAGTAGCAGGTCACGTCCACACTTCTGAGAAAGAAAACCTTGTACATttttaacagtgtttttttgCTAACCCATTTAACACATGTGTTTGACAGAGCCTATTTGGAAAGGGGGGCACAAGTTGAGAAATAGATGTGGGGCACAGGATGAATTGTGTGCAGTCATTTTACTGACATTTTACAGCCAGCGGTTGTGTTTGCACTCAAGTTCTGACCCTTGGGAGAGcgaaatgtatttttcattgaaaaagaaaaacggcTGCTAGAGCGAACGTGCGTACTTCATGACCCCGCGGTCACGGCCATCACTTCAACCGCTGCCCTTGAGGACACCCTGAGAGAGCCATAAGGAAAGCTGTGAGCTGGCGCACGGACACTTTCCCCTTTGTTTAATGTGTTGTTGGCTGATGGCATGGAAACAACTGGCACCACGCTGGAACCCACGTCACCCCAGCGATGACAGACGATGACCACTGAGCGCCGATTGTTTCCTGTTATGAATCGGCTGCGGGGACGCTCTCGGAGCCCGCCGCCGAGAGGAAAGCGTCGCATTGAGGCCTTGCAGCAGACAAGCACCTCTGGCGCTGCTGCGTACGTGCGCTCTCGCCCGCCGGGTTCCTCCCGCGTTGTTTGTTCGCCTCCGACGCCTTTGATGAATGGCCAGTGTTAGTTTTCTGTCGGAATGTCTTGGTCATGTGGATGACGACAAACCCTAGGTTTTAAACCCATACTTGGTCAAGCCTACTAGGAAAAGGTCTGTGATGTATATACACGTAGTCTCTTCTAGAGAGACCAAAACACATACCTGATAACTCATTTTGACATCAGCAGGACGGACATACAGTACGTGCAGTATATTCCAACATGATTATTGTTTTAAGATTTTACACACAATACCAGAAAGGTGAATTATATTTCAGTATGTTTTTCCCTTGCTCTcaattttttgtttaaaactcaTGCTAGGTCACATCTTCTGTCTGATAAGCAGCTACAATATTTCAAACTATAGCAGCATCCTAATCATATCTGAACCTGTGAGACACCAACAAATCGATTAAGAACTAGAAGGACACATGAAGAGTGCAGACCTcggccaaggccaaatgccctatTTGCAATGTTAGAGGACCATTATGCGAGAatgggtatttttttttgctactgagctccccctaaaatTGCGGAG encodes:
- the ak1 gene encoding adenylate kinase isoenzyme 1; amino-acid sequence: MADKIKGKKIIFVVGGPGSGKGTQCEKMVAKYGYTHLSSGDLLRLEVASGSERGKNLQAIMQKGELVPLDTVLDMILDAMVAKADTSKGYLIDGYPREVKQGEEFEKKIGAPSLLLYVDASGPTMVKRLMKRGETSGRADDNEETIKKRLDLYYKATEPVIAFYEGRGIVRKVNSELPVDEVFAAVAKAVDGMK